The Glycine max cultivar Williams 82 chromosome 3, Glycine_max_v4.0, whole genome shotgun sequence sequence attaattatagctTGATTAGCACCAACACCCCATCCGAAATTAAGAGTTATAATTACGACTGAAgtcaatttaaaacaaatacaaaatttcagCACCAAAGTTACTTAATATATGTTATCATGATGATTAATGGTTGAGATATATGTTACCATGATGATTAGTGGTTGAGGTACCAACATAGTTGGGATCTCTACCACtattgtgttgttgttgttttcctttcttttgctttatttttttttacctattatCATGAATGGAATTTATTATATTCTCTAGAGCTTTAATTAATGGTAAATTTTAGTAATAGTATAGGATAGACTTCTCTTGCAGGTGattgcttttcattttttttatagaaaataataaccttttattttaaaaaactgcaAACCAAGAAGAAGGAAGTGTTCACGGGAAAGAGAAACTGGGATTCTGGGTTATTAGGAAAAAATGCCTCGTGGAGAGACAAAACAGgagatttgaattatttttatttaaaaacaaagttTCACAACCTCACATACACATTAGCAACCCCCATATTATTACACATACTTTTTATCACATAAAAGAAATGCAAAGAAATATTGCTAAACAATCTTCcattgtgtatatatatatgaactgaCAAGGATAAACTTATTTATATAATCTGGCAGttcttcttttacatattttctCGATTGATGTCATGATTTTAAACAgagtttaaaaattaacaacagATCGATAAACTTGGCCAGGTTGCCAGCCATGTGGAATTACACTATCAGCCACAATTGTCTTGTAATAGCCCTTGCCTTGTTCTGTGAGCTTAATAGATAATGGTGCTTGTAATTGTAAACCTAAATTCAAAGCCCACCTTGCACCCCATGAACGCTGCATGGGAAGCCACGTGTCAGAATTAGCTTGCTTCAACTCTATGGCCACAAGGTCACTACCCCCATTTTCGTATTCTATTTCGGTAGCAAAATAATATGGGTTGGCCCCATTATCGATAGTGAAGGCCATAGAGTTCCCAAAGGAGCATGCAACCCTGCAATCAGAAAAGggtaattgaaaatttgaaattagtaCTGCTACtatatataccaaaaaaaagatgtcacaaaaattattataagctagtttttctctatttatatagacatcatttaataaaaaatagatagaaaACATGAAATGTTgtatatttatatcaacattatactaataaataattttgttgataTGAAAATTATTACATAATATATCAGTGACaccactaaaaaaaatacttctatcCATCAACAATAATGTTCTTGAAATAAATCAttccattaatatatatatatatatatatatatatatatatatatatatatatatatatatataatctcaaaatgttaacataaaattcacatatataataaaaaaaatataatggctaacagtttttttaatagtatattGACAATTTTTATTAGTTGTATCATTTATATTCAAATGTGTAGCAGCATATCGTTGCCTTTCTTGATAATTAAGGTAATTAAAAGGAGTAGAAGAAGACCAACgaaaattttaagtataaatcattaaattaaaatatttgatgttaaatctaaatcatcatttttttaatagatggAAGCAAATATAAGAATTACGTACCTTCTGTAGAGAATATTAAGCACTCCAGCATTGCGAAGATTATCTGCTTGGCCTGGAGTTGCCATGGAACCAAAGGCAGTGCCACTGAGATCAAAATGAACTGATGGTGAGGTACAACCGGGACATTCATCAGTTATCATCACGCTCACAGGGTTTCTTGAACAAAAGGCATTTTCTGTGCATTTTACCTGAAAATTTAACAACCAATGCGTTTTAatgtggatatatatatatatatatatatatatatatatatatatatatatatatatatatatatatatatatacgggCAGAAGTTAATTAAAACTTGGCGTTTGTTTTCAAtcaaatatttgaaaagtttaaatcATTTAAAGTTTTAACAATTTCAAtggtttcaattgaaatttctttgttttgataaaataaacatttttttaacgtTGTTTTAGTATAGAGACCTTAAGTATATTTTACTGGAGAAAAACTTGTTCAAGCAAAATTTTGTatctgaataaaataattaaatttgtagaAGAGAGAGATGGGAGAAATAGAGGGGGTGGGGGAGGAGAGAGAAGAATTGTGAAATTCTTGATTTTTAAAt is a genomic window containing:
- the EXPB3 gene encoding putative expansin-B2-like precursor, which produces MMQVLLYMSFVVVIFSLLLNPCHCLNLKLFNGSKIQNEEQWQVAGATMFGPPEGAGSDGGACGYIDSVEKPPLSKMVSAGGPSLYLGGRGCGACYQVKCTENAFCSRNPVSVMITDECPGCTSPSVHFDLSGTAFGSMATPGQADNLRNAGVLNILYRRVACSFGNSMAFTIDNGANPYYFATEIEYENGGSDLVAIELKQANSDTWLPMQRSWGARWALNLGLQLQAPLSIKLTEQGKGYYKTIVADSVIPHGWQPGQVYRSVVNF